In Paenibacillus sonchi, the genomic stretch GCGGCAGCTTGTCCTTAATGAACGAACGCGGGGAGCTTTGCAGCCATATGTAAATCCGGTAAATGACAAATATTGCGACTGCCAGTCCAATTAACGCCATAACGGCCTTATCAGAGCTCGCCAATTCCATCACCTCGGTGAATAATTCGCGCGAGGCCCCTTGAAATCCTGCTTCTGCCGCCGAATCCAGCCAAATCTGACCGTTACGGACGGCTACTGGAGGAAGTTAAGGATAGACTAACTTATTCCTTGTGATTTTGCAAAAAAGAACGCAAACCATATATGAACTGCCCTCATCCTTATTTCCAGTCACAAAACCACCCTGGCAGGTGAACAAGGTCTTGGTCTTGGAGGTTACGAAGTCCGCATTTGTTGTACAACATGCAGGATTTTCGTCCATTTGGTGAAGTCAGGCCCACAATTGTTGTACAATGTGCAAGATCTTTGTCCATTTAGCTTGTTTAGGACACAGATTGTTGTATAACTCACAAGATGTTCAAACATCCGGCCTGCTTAGGACACACATTGTTGTATCCCGTGCAATTTACAATGGTTAACACCTCAGAAGAACCCAAGCTTCTTTTTTATGCTTAATTTCCAGGTTATCCACATTTTTTTGTATTGTATAATTTCCTATTCAGTCAAAAAGAAACTCATCGTTTCGATGAGTTTCCAGGGGTACTGACTTTAAAGGTCGCTGCCGCTTCTTGAATCACGGTATCGGCGAGCGCCGCGAAATCTTCGGGCTTATTCTTATCTGGGGATAGCTCTGTCCGGGATGCACCGGTCTCCGCAGTGTCGGGAAGCAGCTTCCAGTGCGCCAAAAACTCTATGTTCCCTTCACCCCCGGTAATCGGGGAAAAGGTTAAACCTTCCAGCCGGTAGCCCAGCCCGGAAGCCATGCCGAGCACACCCATCAGCACCTCTTTGTGGACAGCAGGCTCACGGACCACTCCGGACTTTCCTACCTTTTCCCGCCCGGCTTCGAACTGCGGCTTGATAAGGGCAGCGATATCGGCGGGACGTTCAAGCAGTGCGATAAGCGGCGGCAAAATAATCTTCAATGAAATAAAAGACACATCAATGCTGGCAAAATCGGGAACCGGACCTTGCAGGTCCGGCGGGGTCATATAACGGAAATTCGTCTGTTCCATTACGCTTACCCGCTCATCATTGCGCAGTCTCCAGTCCAGCTGGTTGTAGCCGACATCAATCGCATAGACATGGCTCGCCCCGTTCTGGAGGGCGCAATCGGTGAAGCCTCCTGTAGAAGAGCCGATATCGAGCATCACGCGCCCGTTCAGATCAATGCCGAACTGCCGCAGCGCCTTTTCCAGCTTCAGGCCGCCCCGGCTGACATAAGGGTGCACAGCTCCTTTTACTCTCAAAACCGCGCTGCGCGGTACCTTCATGCCTGCCTTCTCAATCCGTTCCTCATCCGCAAGCACCAGTCCGGCCATAATGGCGGCCTTGGCCTTCTCGCGGCTCGCAAAAAAACCTTGTTCCACTAACAGCACATCAATCCGTTCCTTAGGGTGTTCCATGGTCATCTCCCGGTTATTCTTAGGGTTCCTGCTTCGACTATCCTGTTCAGGAGGTTGAAGTCGTCTTGTAGGCAAAAGCGCTCGATGCCTTCATCGCTTTGACACGGCTGATTACCGCTTCAACGGTCAGCCCGGTTTGCTGGCGCTGCTCTTTGATCGAGCCATGCTCCACAAAGATATCCGGCACGCCCATCAAATGGACCCGGGCATCATAAATTTCATGCTCCGCATAAAATTCAAGCACGGCGCTGCCCAAACTTCCCGCCTCGCAGGCTTCCTCCATCACAATCATCCCTGTTCCCGCATGGGCCAGGTCCAGCAGCATGGAGCTGTCCAGCGGCTTCAGGAACCGGGCGTTGACAACCCCCAGCTGAATGCCTTCACGTCTCAGCAGCTCCGCCGCTTCCTCCGCCACCTGTACCATCGGCCCGCAGGCCAGCACCGCGTAGTCATCGCCTGGACGCAGCCGCTCCCAGGTGCCTATCGGCAGCGGCTTCAGCTCGGCGTCCAGCGCCACGCCAGTACCGTCAATACGCGGATACCGGTAGGCAATCGGACCGTCATTATATTCAAGCGCCGTCTTCATCATGTGGCGCAGCTCATTCTCATCCTTGGGCATCATCATCACCATATTCGGGATGTGGCGCATAAAGGCGATATCGTATACCCCTTGATGTGTTTCACCGTCAGCCCCCACAAAGCCTGCACGGTCGATGGCGAACATGACATTGGCGTTGTGGCGGCAAATGTCATGCACAATCTGATCGTATGCCCTCTGCATAAAGGTGGAGTAGACGGCATAAACCGGCTTCATCCCCTCCATGGCCAGCGCTGCGCAGAGCGTTGCCGCATGCTGCTCGGCAATGCCGACATCAATCATCCGGTCGGGAAACTCCTTGGCGAACGGGAACAAGCCCGATCCGCCCGGCATTGCCGGTGTAACGGCGATCAGCCGTTTGTCCTCTCGGCCCAGCTCAATCAGCGTCTCCCCGAACACTTCGGTGTACATCGGATTGCCGACAGCCTTCAGAGACTGGCCGGACTCAATTTTGTATGGCGAAATGGCGTGTGACTTATAAAAATCGGTTTCAGCCGGTTTATACCCTTTGCCCTTGGTAGTCAGAACATGCACCAATACAGGTCCGGATACGTTATCCGCCTGATGGAAGGTATCGATCAGCTTCTCTACGTCATGGCCGTCAACCGGACCCAGGTAAGTAAAGCCAAGCTCTTCGAACAGCACGCCGGGCACCATCATGTATTTGAGGCTGTCCTTTACATTCTGGGCTGTCTTGGCGAGTCTTCCGCCGATGGCCGGAATTTTCTTGAGAAGTCCTTCCACTTCATCCTTGGCGCGCAGATAATGGCGGTCTGAACGGATTTTGCTCAGATAATTATGCATTGCCCCTACGTTCGGAGCGATGGACATTTCGTTGTCATTCAGGATAACCATCAGCTTGCGGCGTTCATGGCCGATATGGTTAAGCGCTTCAAACGCCATCCCGCCGGTAAGCGCCCCGTCCCCGATTACTGCGATAACCTTGTTGTCCTCGCCCTTCAGGTCACGGGCCATCGCCATTCCCATGGCCGCAGACAGGGAGGTGCTGCTGTGTCCGGCTTCCCAGACATCATGCTCGCTCTCTGCCCGCTTCACAAAACCGCACAACCCGTCTTTCTTGCGCAGCGTGTCAAAACGGTCCTGGCGGCCGGTAAGGATCTTATGGACATATGCCTGATGCCCTACGTCGTATATCATTTTGTCCCGGGGACTGTCATAACAGTAGTGCAGGGCCAGCGTGAGCTCCACTACCCCCAGATTAGAGCCAAGGTGCCCGCCGGTTGCAGTAAGCTTCTCGATCAGAAACCGGCGGATTTCCTCCGCAAGGGTAGCCAGCTCCTCAACTGACAAAGCTTTAAGTTGCTGAGGATCATTTATTTGTGGAAGCAGCACGAGTATTCCCCGCTTTCCTAGATGTTGTAAAATATATATAAACCCCATTATAACACAAACGAAACGGCTGTCGAAACACAGCCGCTCCGGAATTTGCTCTAATGATCGCGCTTCATAAGGTAGTCCGCAATGTCCAAGAGACGCGTATTGTCCTGAAAACCGCCTTCAAGGACAGCGCTGCGGGCGGCTTCCGTCAGCCGCTTCACCTCATCGCGGGAAGCGTCCAGGCCGATAAAATACGGGTAGGTGACCTTCTGCTGTTTGAGGTCGCTGCCTGTTTTTTTGCCGAGCTTGCCCTCGTCCCCGACCAGATCCAGGATATCATCCTGAATCTGAAAGGCCAGGCCGATATGCGTGCCGAAATCGCGCAGCGCTTCCAGCTGCCTGCTGTCCGCCCCGGCAATGCGTCCCCCGGCCGTCAGGGAAAAGACAATCAGATCCCCTGTCTTGTGGCGGTGGATGTATTGAAGCTGCTCCAGGCTGGTAAGGCCCTGCTCGCCTTCCATATCGGCGATTTGCCCGCCGACCATCCCTCTCGGGCCTGCCATTTCCGCCAGGTCCTCCACAACGGAAAGCGCGTGTTCTGCGGGCACGCCATGCTTCCGCGAAGCCTGCACAACACTGTAGAACGCATGGGTGAGCAGCGCATCTCCGGCCAGTATGGCCGTAGCCTCGCCGTAAACCTTGTGATTGGTAAGTTTGCCGCGCCGGTAATCATCATTGTCCATAGCGGGCAGATCGTCGTGGATCAGCGAGTAGGTATGTACCATCTCAATGGCAGCGGCTACAGGCAGCGCTGCCTGGCGGCTGCCGCCCAGCGCCTCGCAGGCGGCGATGACGAGCAGCGGACGCAGACGTTTGCCGCCCGCCTGCAGCGAGTAGTTCATCGCGTCCTTAAGATTGCCGGGTACGCTCCACTCTCCGGGCAAGGCCGCCTCCAGCTCGCTCATCACCAGGCTGCTGATCTCGGCTATATATTCCTTCAGCGGCTGCCGCAAGGATGTCCCCGCGGGCTCCGCTTCCTGCTTCGGCTCAAACGGGCTCATCGCTGTCACCTTCCAGCCGGGCACCGAACGGTTTCTTGCGCAGCTCGCCGTCCATCTCGGTGATCATTTCGATTTTGCGTTCCACCTGCTCCAGCTTGTTCCCGCACAGCTGCGACAGCTTCATGCCCTGCTGAAATAAATCGATTGCCTTCTCCAGGGGAACGTCGCCGTGCTCCAGCTCCCGCACGATTTCTTCCAGCCGCTCCATCGCTCCCTCAAAATCCAGTTCCAATTCAGCTTCCTTCGCCATTCGTTATGCCATCCTCCTTCATTCCCCACACCTGGCAGCTTAGCTGTCCGTCATTCAGCTTGATGTTGACCACATCGCCAAGCTCAACTTCCTTCAGCGATTTGATTAAATGCTCTTCCTTCTCATCGTAGACGAGGCTGTAGCCCCGCGACATCACCTTCAGCGGGCTGAGCGCATCGAGATGGCGCAGCTCGGCGGCGAAGCGCGAGCGCTTCTCCTGCAGGCGCACCTGCATGGCACCCGCGAGTTCGCGGGTGAGGCTCTCGGTGCGCCGCCGCGCAGCGCTGACACTCGCCTGCGGGTGGAAGCGCTGCAGGCTGTGGTGCAGCACGGCCCGCTGCTCGCGCGCGCGGCCGTGCCGGTCCCTCGCTGCGCGGAGCAGCCCGGCGCGCAGCATGTCCAGCCGCTGCGCGTGCTGGGCCAGCTGGCGGCGCGGGCCGACCAGCGCCAGCGAGCGCTGCAGCGAGGCGAGGCGCTCGCCGCCGCGCTGCGAGCGGCGCAGCAGCCCTTGGCGCAGGCGCTGCTGCGCCGTGCGGAGCTGCGCCGCCAGCTCGGCGGCGTGCGGCACCGCCAGCTCGGCCGCCGCCGTCGGGGTCGCCGCCCGAAGATCGGCGGCGAAGTCGGCGATCGTGAAGTCGGTCTCGTGGCCCACGGCCGAGATGACCGGGATGCCGGAGGCCGCGATCGCCCGGGCGACGGCCTCCTCGTTGAAGGCCCACAGCTCCTCCAGGGAGCCGCCCCCGCGGCCGACGATGAGCACATCGGCTTCGCCCATCGCGTTCAGATTCTGAATGGCCTTCACAATGGACGGCCCTGCCCCCTTGCCCTGCACGAGGACAGGATAGAGCACCACCGCCACCTGCGGAAACCGCCGCTGCAGCGTGATGATAATGTCCCGCACAGCCGCGCCGGTCGGGGAGGTTATGACCCCGATGCAGCGCGGGAACCGCGGAAGCGGCCGCTTGCGTGCCGCCGCGAACAGCCCCTCCAGCTCCAGCTTGTTCTTCAGCTGTTCATATGCCAGGTACAGGCTGCCGATCCCGTCAGGCTGCATATGCATAGCATAGAACTGATACTGCCCGTCCCGCTCGTAGACAGTCACATTGCCTCTGGCGATGACCTTCGTCCCTTCCTTCGGAACAAAAGGCAGCCGCTGGTTATGCGATGCGAACATGATTGACTTGATCCGGCTGCTCTCATCCTTCAGTGTGAAATACATATGACCGCTGCCATGGTGGGTGAAATTCGAGATTTCCCCGCGGACCCATACATCGGAGAGCACCACATCGGAATCCAGCTTCATGCGGATATAACGGTTAAGCTCCTTTATCGAGTAGACCTGCCGTTCCGGTGCCATGAATGCGGCCTATTCCTGATCCAGGCCGCGGCGGCGCTTAGCCGCAGTCAGCGTGTTGGCCATCAGCATGGTTATGGTCATTGGTCCGACGCCGCCCGGTACCGGAGTGATATAGCCGGCAACTTCCTTCGCACTTTCATAATCCACGTCCCCGGCCAGCTTGCCGTTATCCAGGCGGTTCATCCCGACATCGATCACCACCGCGCCCGGCTTTACAAAAGAGCCGTCAATAAAGTTGGCCCGGCCGATCGCCACCACGAGAATATCCGCCTGGCGGCTAAGCTCGGCGATATTTGCGGTGCGTGAGTGACACATGGTCACTGTTGCATTCTCGCGCTGGAGCAGCAGGGATACCGGTTTGCCGACAATGTTGCTGCGTCCGATAACGACCGCGTGCTTGCCGGACATTCCGGTGCCTGTGCGTTTGATCAGCTCGATCACACCTGCAGGCGTGCAGGGCAGAAGACTGTCATCCCCGATGACCAGATTCCCCACATTGATCGGATGGAAGCCGTCCACATCTTTTTCTACAGCAATGGCATTAATGACAGCCTTCTCGTCAATGTGCTCCGGAAGCGGAAGCTGAACCAGTATTCCATCAATCTCATCCCGGCGGTTCAGCTCGGCCACCAGCGCCAGCAAATCCTCCTGGCTAGTTGCCGCGTCCAGTCTGTGCACTTCTGAATGGAACCCAAGCTCAGTACTGGACTTCTCTTTGTTGCGCACATAGACCTGGGAAGCCGGATCTTCACCGACCAGCACAACAGCAAGCCCGGGCTTTACACCCCGTTCGGCCAGTTGGGCAACTTCCCGGGCAATGCCCGTACGAATTTCGTCAGATACTTGTTTACCGCTGATGATTGCTGCTGTCATGTAATTCTCTCCCCTTTATCTGTTTTGAAATTTGGACTGAAGTTGGCACATCATGTCTGGATCAGGCAAAAAACAAACGTCAACAGCTCTGCTACAGTTCGGTCTTAAGCGTATCGATCTCCTGAATCATCTTGCCCAGCACACCGTTAACGAATTTGCCGGAATCTTCAGTGCCGAAATGTTTGGCCAGATCGATGGCTTCATTGACAGCAACCTTGGCAGGCACGTCATCCGCGAAGACCATCTCGAAGGTGGCCAAACGGAGAATCTGGCGGTCCACCCGGGAAAGACGGCTCATCTGCCAGCCCTTCAGGTAATGCTCCAGCATATCGTCAATCGCCATCTTATGCTCCCACACGCCGTTGACATGCCCGACTACATAAGCCTTCAGCTCGACTTCGTCTGTAATCACATGTTCGGATTCATTCTCTTCTGCCGCTTCGGCAATCAGCATCTCTACCGCATCCGCGCTTTCCACATCATTCATTTCCATCTGATACAGGCTTTGGACAATAATTTCTCTTGCTAAACGTCTTTTCATGTGTTTCCTCCTACAATCTTATCTCGCATACTTTATTAAATGTTTCATTGTTTCTTATGATCAGGCAGAAGCGGCTAATTGTATTTCATGCAATTATTTTCAGCTTAAAGGAGCAAGTTCTATCCCCAATTGTATTCCGTACATTTAAAAATCAGAAAAAAGTTTATTTACTGAACATTTGTTCATTAAAGTAGGGGCTCTATCGCATTTTGGCAGCGTGGAGAACCCGCAATTCAGGTTTGTTCACTCAGAAGTGAAGGTTTCAGAACCCCGTACAACATAGCGGACAGCAGCGAAAAAAAACCGCGCAGCCCTTCTTCCGGCATCAGGAAACTCATACGTATGGGTTCCAGGCTCCGGGAGAAAAGCTATCGCGGTTCATTTGAAGGGACGCCAGCGCCCGGACAGCCGCTGGACCAGCTCCTGCCACTGGAACAGCGGCGGCTGGGCGGTATCCTTTCTTTGGCCAAGCGTATATCCTATGAACACAACCAGTGCAAAGAACAGCATATCCCAAAAACCGCTAATCAGATAAATCAACCCGAGAACGACACCGAAGGTGACCCCGGCAATCCTACCTCCGTGACTTTCCCATACTGCTTTCCAGAACATAAGGGAAACTCACCTCTATTCCACTCGACTTTTGAAGCTTGGAGACTGTGTGAGGTTAGCAATGTATACAGACACGTCCGCTACAGGAATTCCGGTCGTTTCCTGCACAAATTCATGCACCTGGCGCTGAACCTCGGTTGTCAGCAGCGGCAGGGAATGCTCCCCGTCGACAACGGCGCGGATCATAATCTCAAGGCCCGCCTGGGAGACGCGGATGCGCGACTTGAGATCCCGGATGCCTTTGACTTTGCCGGCAGCCTTCAGGCTCAGATTCTCAATCGTTTCCATGGAGATTTGAATGTCTCCATATTCTGTCCGCTGATCGACCGAAGGCAGGGAAGCACGGTCACGGCGCAGCGAAATGTAGAAGAAACGGATGCTGAGCAGGAACAGAATAACGGCCACAGCGATTGCAGCTATATATGCCTCTGGTCTGTCCAGCGCTTCATAGGAGTCCGGAATGGCACCGCTTAACAGGAGGATGGCAATTACAGATAATATTCCGATGCATAAGCTGTAGAGGAACAGCAAAAGCCTGTCCAAAATTTTGGCCACGAGTCACATAACCTCCTTAAATTAGAGTAAACCCTCGACGGTGCTGTCGGGGGTTTATGGATGAACTGCTTCCTTATTTCACGCGGAGAACCGCATCCGTCTCTTCGGTCTTCTCTGCAGTATTGTTGCTGCGGAACTGCACATCATGGATATGCACATTCACTTCAACAACGGTCAAGCCTGTCATCGTT encodes the following:
- a CDS encoding TlyA family RNA methyltransferase gives rise to the protein MEHPKERIDVLLVEQGFFASREKAKAAIMAGLVLADEERIEKAGMKVPRSAVLRVKGAVHPYVSRGGLKLEKALRQFGIDLNGRVMLDIGSSTGGFTDCALQNGASHVYAIDVGYNQLDWRLRNDERVSVMEQTNFRYMTPPDLQGPVPDFASIDVSFISLKIILPPLIALLERPADIAALIKPQFEAGREKVGKSGVVREPAVHKEVLMGVLGMASGLGYRLEGLTFSPITGGEGNIEFLAHWKLLPDTAETGASRTELSPDKNKPEDFAALADTVIQEAAATFKVSTPGNSSKR
- the dxs gene encoding 1-deoxy-D-xylulose-5-phosphate synthase, whose protein sequence is MLLPQINDPQQLKALSVEELATLAEEIRRFLIEKLTATGGHLGSNLGVVELTLALHYCYDSPRDKMIYDVGHQAYVHKILTGRQDRFDTLRKKDGLCGFVKRAESEHDVWEAGHSSTSLSAAMGMAMARDLKGEDNKVIAVIGDGALTGGMAFEALNHIGHERRKLMVILNDNEMSIAPNVGAMHNYLSKIRSDRHYLRAKDEVEGLLKKIPAIGGRLAKTAQNVKDSLKYMMVPGVLFEELGFTYLGPVDGHDVEKLIDTFHQADNVSGPVLVHVLTTKGKGYKPAETDFYKSHAISPYKIESGQSLKAVGNPMYTEVFGETLIELGREDKRLIAVTPAMPGGSGLFPFAKEFPDRMIDVGIAEQHAATLCAALAMEGMKPVYAVYSTFMQRAYDQIVHDICRHNANVMFAIDRAGFVGADGETHQGVYDIAFMRHIPNMVMMMPKDENELRHMMKTALEYNDGPIAYRYPRIDGTGVALDAELKPLPIGTWERLRPGDDYAVLACGPMVQVAEEAAELLRREGIQLGVVNARFLKPLDSSMLLDLAHAGTGMIVMEEACEAGSLGSAVLEFYAEHEIYDARVHLMGVPDIFVEHGSIKEQRQQTGLTVEAVISRVKAMKASSAFAYKTTSTS
- a CDS encoding polyprenyl synthetase family protein → MSPFEPKQEAEPAGTSLRQPLKEYIAEISSLVMSELEAALPGEWSVPGNLKDAMNYSLQAGGKRLRPLLVIAACEALGGSRQAALPVAAAIEMVHTYSLIHDDLPAMDNDDYRRGKLTNHKVYGEATAILAGDALLTHAFYSVVQASRKHGVPAEHALSVVEDLAEMAGPRGMVGGQIADMEGEQGLTSLEQLQYIHRHKTGDLIVFSLTAGGRIAGADSRQLEALRDFGTHIGLAFQIQDDILDLVGDEGKLGKKTGSDLKQQKVTYPYFIGLDASRDEVKRLTEAARSAVLEGGFQDNTRLLDIADYLMKRDH
- the xseB gene encoding exodeoxyribonuclease VII small subunit; its protein translation is MAKEAELELDFEGAMERLEEIVRELEHGDVPLEKAIDLFQQGMKLSQLCGNKLEQVERKIEMITEMDGELRKKPFGARLEGDSDEPV
- the xseA gene encoding exodeoxyribonuclease VII large subunit, whose product is MAPERQVYSIKELNRYIRMKLDSDVVLSDVWVRGEISNFTHHGSGHMYFTLKDESSRIKSIMFASHNQRLPFVPKEGTKVIARGNVTVYERDGQYQFYAMHMQPDGIGSLYLAYEQLKNKLELEGLFAAARKRPLPRFPRCIGVITSPTGAAVRDIIITLQRRFPQVAVVLYPVLVQGKGAGPSIVKAIQNLNAMGEADVLIVGRGGGSLEELWAFNEEAVARAIAASGIPVISAVGHETDFTIADFAADLRAATPTAAAELAVPHAAELAAQLRTAQQRLRQGLLRRSQRGGERLASLQRSLALVGPRRQLAQHAQRLDMLRAGLLRAARDRHGRAREQRAVLHHSLQRFHPQASVSAARRRTESLTRELAGAMQVRLQEKRSRFAAELRHLDALSPLKVMSRGYSLVYDEKEEHLIKSLKEVELGDVVNIKLNDGQLSCQVWGMKEDGITNGEGS
- the folD gene encoding bifunctional methylenetetrahydrofolate dehydrogenase/methenyltetrahydrofolate cyclohydrolase FolD, with product MTAAIISGKQVSDEIRTGIAREVAQLAERGVKPGLAVVLVGEDPASQVYVRNKEKSSTELGFHSEVHRLDAATSQEDLLALVAELNRRDEIDGILVQLPLPEHIDEKAVINAIAVEKDVDGFHPINVGNLVIGDDSLLPCTPAGVIELIKRTGTGMSGKHAVVIGRSNIVGKPVSLLLQRENATVTMCHSRTANIAELSRQADILVVAIGRANFIDGSFVKPGAVVIDVGMNRLDNGKLAGDVDYESAKEVAGYITPVPGGVGPMTITMLMANTLTAAKRRRGLDQE
- the nusB gene encoding transcription antitermination factor NusB, with protein sequence MKRRLAREIIVQSLYQMEMNDVESADAVEMLIAEAAEENESEHVITDEVELKAYVVGHVNGVWEHKMAIDDMLEHYLKGWQMSRLSRVDRQILRLATFEMVFADDVPAKVAVNEAIDLAKHFGTEDSGKFVNGVLGKMIQEIDTLKTEL
- a CDS encoding DUF2273 domain-containing protein, giving the protein MFWKAVWESHGGRIAGVTFGVVLGLIYLISGFWDMLFFALVVFIGYTLGQRKDTAQPPLFQWQELVQRLSGRWRPFK
- the amaP gene encoding alkaline shock response membrane anchor protein AmaP, with product MAKILDRLLLFLYSLCIGILSVIAILLLSGAIPDSYEALDRPEAYIAAIAVAVILFLLSIRFFYISLRRDRASLPSVDQRTEYGDIQISMETIENLSLKAAGKVKGIRDLKSRIRVSQAGLEIMIRAVVDGEHSLPLLTTEVQRQVHEFVQETTGIPVADVSVYIANLTQSPSFKSRVE